From Acidovorax sp. 1608163:
AGGCCGGGGACAAGGCCGACATGGGCGGTGAAAAGCACGGGGCTGATGCCGTGCACGCCCCCGAACCCGCCGCAGCCGCCAGCACCCCCGCTCCGGCCGCCAGTGCGCCTTGATGCGACACTGTAGGGCAGTCTGCGCTGCTCGCATCACTCGCGTCACCCAATAAAAAGGCCCGCGTCCTTGATGGACGCGGGCCTTTTTATTGGGCTGATGCCATTCTTGGGGGTCAGCGTTTGAATTTGCCGTCGGCGCCAATGATGGCCAGGTCTGCAAAATCCAGCCCTGAATGGTCGGTGGCGCTGTAAGACAATTCCAGCCCACCCAGGTCCAGCTTCTTGATGCTCTCCAGGCCTGCCTGCAGCTTGGCCCGGTCAGGCTTGGGGCCTGCGCGCTTGATGCCTTCGACCAGCACCTTGGCGCTGACAAAGCCCTCCAGCATGGCCGGGGTGAGGTCTGCAATGTTCTTGGCTTTGGCCAAGTCCATCGCTTCCTTCACCAGCGGGTAGTTGAGCGAACGCTCTGACGGCAGCACCTGGGTGACCACAACCCCCCGTGCACTATCACCCAGCGCCTTGATGAAGCCGCCCGAGGCGTTGTTGGACAAGGTCACGATCTGCCCGGTAACGCCCGCGCCGCGCAGCGCCTTGATGCCATCCACCACCGCCGCCCCGGTGCCCACAAACACCACGGCTTGGGGCTGCTTTTGTGCCACGCGCGGTGCCAGTGCCGTGAAGTCGGGTTTGGTGCGGTCGAACTTCTCCACAAACAGGGCTTCCAGCTGGTTGGCCTTGAAGCCCGACATGGCGCCCGCTAGGGCGTCCGAGCCGAAGGTGTCGTCCACGTGCACCACGCCAATGCGCTTGATGCCCAAGGTGTTCAGGTGGGAGATCGCCTTTTCCACCTCGTGCTGGTAGGGCGCGCGCACGTTGAACACGTACTTGTGCACAGGCTTGTGCAGGGCAATGGCCCCGGTCGATGGGCCCACCAGGGGTACGCCATGCTGCTCCAGCAGCGGCAATATGCCCTGCGTGTGGGGGGTGCCCCGGGTCATGAACAGACCCAGCACGCCCTTTTGCTCGATCAGCACCCGTGCGTTGTCCAGCGTCAACTTGGTGTCGAATTTGTCGTCGAGCGTCAGCAGCTCAATCTTCTGCCCGCCCACGCCGCCCTTGGCGTTGACATGGTCCAGGTACAGCGAGGCACCTTGGGATGCCTCTTGCACGGTGGCAGCGGCCGATCCGGTGACCCCCACCGTCTGCCCAATCAGGATCTGGGCCTGGCAGGTGCCCCAGGCCAGCAGGGCCAGCGTCAGGCTAGTGCGCAACCATGGAAGGGATGGCTTCATGAGGATGTCTCCTTTGTCGTGTCTGCGGGTGTCCGCAGTGTATTTACAAAGGGTGACACCAACCTCCCACAGGGGTTTGGGCTGTCAGCAAGCCGCCAGCCTGGGGTGAGGGTCTGGTAACGATTCCCTGCGGGATCGTCGACGGGCCCTCCGTTCAGCGTCGGAACTTGCCGTCCGTACCGATGATGGAAAGATCGGCAAAGTCCAGCCCCGTATGGTCGTCAGGGCCGTAGGTGACTTCCAGCCCGCCCAGGTCGAACTTGCGCAGGCTCTCCAGCGCCACTTGCACCTTTTCTCGGGTGGGCTTGGGGCCGGCGCGTTTCAGGCCTTCCACCAGCACCTTGGCTGCTGCAAAGCCTTCCAGCATGGCCGGACTGATGTCGCCCAGGCCCTTGGCACGCGCCAGCTCTTGTGCCTCTTTCACCATGGGGTAGGTCACTGCGCGCTCATTGGGGTAAACCTGGGTCACGATCACGCCCCGTGCATTGGCCCCCAGGCTTTTGACAAAGCCCGCCG
This genomic window contains:
- a CDS encoding ABC transporter substrate-binding protein produces the protein MKPSLPWLRTSLTLALLAWGTCQAQILIGQTVGVTGSAAATVQEASQGASLYLDHVNAKGGVGGQKIELLTLDDKFDTKLTLDNARVLIEQKGVLGLFMTRGTPHTQGILPLLEQHGVPLVGPSTGAIALHKPVHKYVFNVRAPYQHEVEKAISHLNTLGIKRIGVVHVDDTFGSDALAGAMSGFKANQLEALFVEKFDRTKPDFTALAPRVAQKQPQAVVFVGTGAAVVDGIKALRGAGVTGQIVTLSNNASGGFIKALGDSARGVVVTQVLPSERSLNYPLVKEAMDLAKAKNIADLTPAMLEGFVSAKVLVEGIKRAGPKPDRAKLQAGLESIKKLDLGGLELSYSATDHSGLDFADLAIIGADGKFKR